The segment AAATATTGGTACCAGGCACAAAAAGCATTATTTCTTTAGCTTTAAACTACTATCCTGAAAAATTCATTCCTGAAAAGGAATATCAAATAGCTTGGTATGCCTATGGTAAAGACTACCATTTCTTGATTAAAGATAAGCTAACTCAACTCTTTAAAGCAATTCATGATATAACACCAATCGAAGGCAGAGTTTTTTGTGACACTGCACCCGTTTTAGAACGATATTGGGCTTGGAAAGCTGGATTAGGATGGATTGGGAAAAACACTCAATTAATAATACCTCATGCCGGTTCCTCCTTTTTTCTTGGAGAACTATTTATTAATTTGGATTTAGAATATGACACTCCTCAACCAGATCGATGTGGAAACTGCAACAAATGTTTAGTTGCATGTCCTACGAATGCACTACAGGCCCCACGAATAATGAATGCTAATAAATGTATTTCATATCAAACAATAGAAAATCGAGGAGAAATTGATTCACATATTATCCCCTTACTAGAAAATAAAATTTATGGATGCGATGACTGCATTAAAGTATGTCCATGGACTCGCTTCTCACAACCTACAACGATAAAAGAGTTTGCCATATCCAATGAATTACTGAATATGACAAAAGAAAAATGGTCTACTCTTTCAGTACAAGAGTATCAAGAACTCTTCCGCAAGTCTGCTGTAAAAAGAGCCAAATTTTCAGGTATACAAAGGAATATAAATGCAGTCCATCAGAGGGATCCTTTTTTATCCGATAAATGATAAAACCCAAACCTACAATAAAGACATTTCTTTTTATCACAATATTCCCTTTGAAGCTGAATGAGAGCTTGTGAGTCAGCAGCTGATTCAGCATTTATATTGGCTTGTTCCCAGAGTCGTATAATATGATTGTTTTCTGGTTTTATTTGATTAAGCAAATTTAGAGCATTTTCCATAATTAGATCATCCCCTTTATGCTTACCATAAGCATAAAGAAAAGGAACAATGGTATTAATAACTAATAAATCCATTGATTTTTTCCCAAGATGCTTATGTCTCAAAACACTCTCTTTTTCAAAAATAAAATGAGTATCCCAATATTCACTAGTTTCGACATAAAGCAACTCATATACTTGATCTAAGTTGGATGTTTCTAATAACTTATTACTAAATTCTTCACCTTTGTGATAAAACCAGGCGAGTTGTGCTATACGGACATGAGGAAAGCTACCTGGTCTTATTTTCGACAGTTGCCAAGGGTAAGCCTCATCTTCAAGACAAAATTTAGTTTTAAGGAAATAAAACTCTTCTTGTAAGCGTAAGAAATAATTATCAGAAGAATCTTTAGCTAATAAGCCAGCCAATCCAAAGAACATTGATTCTAATTGTAGTAAGGAATCTCTATGCTTATCCAATGATCTATATGGAAGTTTTTTAGCCCAACGCTCAAAAATATCTCCATTCAAACCAAAACCGAAGTTTCGAGACAGCGTAATAAATAGAATATCACGCCAATTATATTTCTTCGTTTCAAAAAGTTCTAAAATACGGGTTTGCTTTACTTCCAACCTTTCAATCTGCAATGCAGATAACCAAGAGTGAATAGTAAATGAATCTAACTTTTGAACGGTCTCAAAACACTTGGGCTGATAATCAATTTGTTTTAAAGTCTGAAATTTAGACTTAATGCGTGAAGAATAAACTAAGACCATTTGAGGTATTCTCTCTCCTGAAGTTCTAAATACTTCTTCATCATATTTCTCAACAACATGGAGTATAACAGAGTCATACCCTTTGTCTTTATTATGTCCGTGCCGATACCAATCAGACGATGAACAATGCATTTCAACATTTCCTACCCAAAGAGTATTACCTATTTTAAGTTTAGCATTAAAAAAATCTGGACCCGAATTTATATTACGTAACCCAGTATCAATTACTTCAACAGGAATATGGTCTATCGTCTCGAGATGGCCTAGTGTAAACAATCTATGTTGCCACACATAATATAAAAGTTCCTCCATATGAACTAGTTGTGTTTCTCAGCCCCAAATATAAGAAAAATATTATCTTTGTATAGAACGACATAAAAATATTAAACAAACTTATTGAAGAATATGAAAATAGCATTGATAGGATATGGAAAGATGGGTAAGGAGATAGAAAAGATAGCCCAAAAGAGGGGTCATCAAATAGTAAGTATTATTGACTTATCAAACCAAAAAGACTTCAATAGTGATGCTTTCAAATCAGCAGATGTAGCCATTGAATTTACAAGTCCAAACTCTGCATATGAGAATTGTGTTAATGCTTTTAAATCTGGAGTAAAAGTTGTTTCTGGTAGTACAGGATGGATCAATCACCATGAAGAGGACATCCACAAGTTTTGTAAAGAAGGAAACAATACTTTGTTCTGGTCATCCAACTTTAGTCTAGGGGTTGCCATTTTCTCTGCTGTCAATAGTTATCTAGCTAAAATTATGAATGACTTTCCTTCGTATGATGTTACAATGAGTGAAACTCATCATATCCATAAATTAGATGCTCCTAGCGGAACAGCTATAACTCTAGCAGAAGGAGTTTTAGCTAATATTGATAGAAAAAACAAGTGGACTAATGAGCCTAGCCAAAATAGTAAAGACCTTTATATTGAATCTATCCGTGAAGGAGAGGTTGCAGGTATTCACTCCATTAAATATTCATCTGAAGCAGATGATATAACCATAACTCATAGCGCTAAAAACCGCTCAGGATTTGCTCTGGGTGCAGTAATAGCAGCTGAATTTACAGCAAAGAATAACGGCTTTTTACAGATGTCGGACTTATTCCAATTTTTAAAATAAAGAGTATATGCGCAAAAATACGCCAAAACAAAATATTAAAGGAGCCATTATCATTATCCTTTATCTTTTATTCTTAGTATGGGTAAAGAGTTGGCTAGGATTAATTCTTCTTCCTTTTATCGTTGATATTTATTTCACACGATTCATTCCATGGGGCTTTTGGAAGAAGCTTACCAATCCAGTTACCAAAACTATATTCAGTTGGCTAGATGCTATTATTTTCGCTCTAGTTGCTGTTTATTTTGTTAATATATTCATTTTCCAAAACTATCAAATTCCAACATCTTCATTAGAGAAATCACTTCTAGTTGGAGATCACTTGTTTGTGAGTAAACTAAGCTATGGACCTAGAATTCCCAATACACCTATAGCTTTACCAATAGCTCACAACACCATGCCTGGAGGGCAAGGCAAATCTTATTTAGAAACGCCTTATTGGGAGTATAAAAGGGTTAAAGGCTTAGGCCGTATCCAAAGAAATGACATCGTTGTATTCAACTATCCAACAGGAGACACTGTGATGTCAAACCCTAATATTCAAGGAATGGACTTTTATAAGTTAGCATACGAAATAGGCTATAATGTTATTAAAAGAATACCAGAACTAGATAGTTTAAACACATTACAACAAAGAACCTATTTCTCTACAGTATATAATGAAGGGAAAAAAAACCTTGAAAGTAGTCCTGAATATTATGGAAATAGGATAAGTCGTCCTGTTGACAGAAGAGATAACTACGTAAAAAGATGTGTCGGTATACCAGGTGACACTCTCCAAATTATAGATAGCCAGATTTATATTGATGGAGTGTTAAATAAGAATGCACCAGATGTACAGTATAACTACTATGTACAAACTACGGGTCCGAGAATTCCTGAAAAAGTATTTAAAGAACTGGGCATTAATAATGATGATCATCATGCTCTCTTTAGACGAGATGTACGTGTAGAAGATAGAAATAGAGGTAATCAAGTAGTATTTCACCAAGAAGGAGTTAATAACAATGACTTGGAGGAAATAAAAACTAAGTATGCAATCGGTAATAACTACAGAATTTTTGTTACCAACTCTCGTGAAGCTGATTTCTTAAATAGTCAAGGTTTCAATAGTGAAGGTTTTAAAGGAGATGCAAAGTTTATTTACAACCTCCCTCTTACTCAAGAAATGTACGAAACTTTAAAAGCTAATAAGGCCCTAATCTCTAATATTGTTCAAGAGCCAGCTACTAGTCAAATATCGGACGCAGACTATCAGCGATTATTAATATACCCTTTAAATGGATATACAAAATGGGACAAGAATAATTATGGACCTATTTGGATTCCCCAAAAAGGTAAAACAATAGAGCTAACACTTAATAATTTACCTATCTACGAACGCTGTATTTCTACTTATGAAAAAAATTTATTAGAAGTAAATAATGGTCGAATCTATATTAATGGGGAAGAGGCTAAAACTTATACATTCCAAATGGATTATTACTGGATGATGGGCGACAATAGAGATAACTCTCTAGATTCTAGATACTGGGGATTTGTACCAGAGGATCACATTGTTGGTAAACCTTTGTTTATTTGGTTATCTTTAGAGAAGGACAACGACTGGTTTGACGGACATATTCGTTGGAATCGTTTCTTTAAATGGGTTAAATAATCTACGATGAAAAGAGGAGTAAAATGGGTGTTAACTGTTTTTGGAGTAATTCTTGTGATAGGATTACTCCGTTCCTTACTATTTGCATCTTGCTATATACCTGCTTCAGGAATGGAAAACAATCTTAAGCAAGGTGATTGCATTATTGTAAATAGATGGTCGTATGGACTCAGAATCCCCTTTTCAAAATCAAGAATATTCTCTCAAACAGCAAACAAAGGAGATATCCTTTTATTTAATAATCCAGTAGATACAAGTACAGACAAGATTTATCAAAAAGAATTATACATCAGTAGATGTATAGGACTACCTGGAGACACCTTATTAGTAGATTCCTTATTCCTTTCACATGAATCAAGCTCCTTCTTTAATCCAGATCAAAGGAGTCTATATAGTATCTATAGAGAACACGAACCTCTAATAGATTCTATATTCCTAAGTTTGAAAATTCAAAGACAAGAAAATGTAGGTGAAGATGATGGCAAAATCATAAAAAGCCTAAGTGCTTATGAATATTATCTTTTAGAACAAAAGTTAGGTACAGATACAATCATCTATCCTCTTGAAAATAAAAGTCAGAATCTACACCCTCTTTTTATTCCCAAAAAGGATGTTCTTATAAAAATTGAACCATGGAATAGAATTCTATTATTCAACACAATTCTCTTACATGAAAAGCAAAATATAATCATGAAGGAGAATCAGCTCTATATAAACGGTCAGATAATTCAAGAGTATCAGTTCACTCAAGATTATTATTGGATGTCATCCAATAATAGTTTAAACCTTTCCGATTCAAGACAATTTGGTTTTGTACCTCACTCCCATTTGATAGGCAAGGCCTCTTTTATTTGGTTTTCGAAAGACCCTAACCACAGCTTATTTAGTGGTTATCGCTGGAATCGTATTTTTAAATCAATTTATTAAATTAAAAAATGTCTAAGACAGCATATTTATCATCCGCATACTTAGCTCCTATTCAATATTATCAAAAGTTAGCATCTTATCCTCAATGTGTTATTGAAAAGTATGATCATTATATCAAGCAAACCTATAGGAATAGATGTTATATAGCAGGTGCAGAAGGTATACACAACCTGACTATCCCTATAACAAAACCATCAACAGAAAAATGTTATATGCGAGATATTCAAATCTCAGAACATGGAAACTGGCAACATATGCATTGGAATGCAATTATATCAGCCTATAATAATACTCCTTATTTTGAATTTTATGAGTCTGATTTTGCTCCATTCTATCACAATAATAAATACCAATACCTCTGTGACTTCAATGAGGCTCTACAAGAATTAATTTGCAAACTTATTGATTTAGACATCAATTATACTTACACAAAAGAATACAAAGAAGCTTTCTCTGAAGCAGAAATTGATTTTAGAGAAATTATACATCCTAAAAAAGACTTCAGTATAGCAGACAAAGAATTTGATGTAGTCCCCTACTATCAGATTTTTCAAGAAAAGCATGGTTTCATACCCAATCTTAGCATCATTGATCTACTCTTTAATAAGGGTCCTGAATCTATTTTCTATCTAGATAAATCACTTATAAATCAAATAAAATAATTTATCCTCATCTAATACTTCATTAGCTACTGATAGTAAATCTACAGAAGTTAGTGAAGTTATTTTTTTATATATTGTTTCAAATGTATCGCACTTATTGAAATGTAAATAAGT is part of the Bacteroides coprosuis DSM 18011 genome and harbors:
- a CDS encoding protein of unknown function DUF1730 (COGs: COG1600 Uncharacterized Fe-S protein~InterPro IPR013542:IPR001450~KEGG: bfs:BF0085 putative iron-sulfur cluster-binding protein~PFAM: Domain of unknown function DUF1730; 4Fe-4S binding domain~SPTR: Putative iron-sulfur cluster-binding protein;~IMG reference gene:2504105992~PFAM: Domain of unknown function (DUF1730)~TIGRFAM: iron-sulfur cluster binding protein, putative): MSLNYSKKELTHKIKSIAIELGFSACGVAKAEKVDSKITTYFQNWIEKGYHADMDYLANYYDKRMDPQILVPGTKSIISLALNYYPEKFIPEKEYQIAWYAYGKDYHFLIKDKLTQLFKAIHDITPIEGRVFCDTAPVLERYWAWKAGLGWIGKNTQLIIPHAGSSFFLGELFINLDLEYDTPQPDRCGNCNKCLVACPTNALQAPRIMNANKCISYQTIENRGEIDSHIIPLLENKIYGCDDCIKVCPWTRFSQPTTIKEFAISNELLNMTKEKWSTLSVQEYQELFRKSAVKRAKFSGIQRNINAVHQRDPFLSDK
- a CDS encoding signal peptidase I (InterPro IPR019759:IPR000223~KEGG: bfs:BF0145 putative exported signal peptidase I~PFAM: Peptidase S24/S26A/S26B, conserved region~SPTR: Signal peptidase I;~TIGRFAM: Peptidase S26A, signal peptidase I~IMG reference gene:2504105996~PFAM: Peptidase S24-like~TIGRFAM: signal peptidase I, bacterial type) produces the protein MKRGVKWVLTVFGVILVIGLLRSLLFASCYIPASGMENNLKQGDCIIVNRWSYGLRIPFSKSRIFSQTANKGDILLFNNPVDTSTDKIYQKELYISRCIGLPGDTLLVDSLFLSHESSSFFNPDQRSLYSIYREHEPLIDSIFLSLKIQRQENVGEDDGKIIKSLSAYEYYLLEQKLGTDTIIYPLENKSQNLHPLFIPKKDVLIKIEPWNRILLFNTILLHEKQNIIMKENQLYINGQIIQEYQFTQDYYWMSSNNSLNLSDSRQFGFVPHSHLIGKASFIWFSKDPNHSLFSGYRWNRIFKSIY
- a CDS encoding hypothetical protein (KEGG: bfs:BF0148 hypothetical protein~SPTR: Putative uncharacterized protein;~IMG reference gene:2504105993~PFAM: Protein of unknown function (DUF2851)) produces the protein MEELLYYVWQHRLFTLGHLETIDHIPVEVIDTGLRNINSGPDFFNAKLKIGNTLWVGNVEMHCSSSDWYRHGHNKDKGYDSVILHVVEKYDEEVFRTSGERIPQMVLVYSSRIKSKFQTLKQIDYQPKCFETVQKLDSFTIHSWLSALQIERLEVKQTRILELFETKKYNWRDILFITLSRNFGFGLNGDIFERWAKKLPYRSLDKHRDSLLQLESMFFGLAGLLAKDSSDNYFLRLQEEFYFLKTKFCLEDEAYPWQLSKIRPGSFPHVRIAQLAWFYHKGEEFSNKLLETSNLDQVYELLYVETSEYWDTHFIFEKESVLRHKHLGKKSMDLLVINTIVPFLYAYGKHKGDDLIMENALNLLNQIKPENNHIIRLWEQANINAESAADSQALIQLQREYCDKKKCLYCRFGFYHLSDKKGSL
- a CDS encoding dihydrodipicolinate reductase (COGs: COG0289 Dihydrodipicolinate reductase~InterPro IPR000846:IPR022663:IPR011770~KEGG: bfr:BF0182 dihydrodipicolinate reductase~PFAM: Dihydrodipicolinate reductase, N-terminal; Dihydrodipicolinate reductase, C-terminal~PRIAM: Dihydrodipicolinate reductase~SPTR: Putative uncharacterized protein;~TIGRFAM: Dihydrodipicolinate reductase, bacterial/plant~IMG reference gene:2504105994~PFAM: Dihydrodipicolinate reductase, N-terminus; Dihydrodipicolinate reductase, C-terminus~TIGRFAM: dihydrodipicolinate reductase) translates to MKIALIGYGKMGKEIEKIAQKRGHQIVSIIDLSNQKDFNSDAFKSADVAIEFTSPNSAYENCVNAFKSGVKVVSGSTGWINHHEEDIHKFCKEGNNTLFWSSNFSLGVAIFSAVNSYLAKIMNDFPSYDVTMSETHHIHKLDAPSGTAITLAEGVLANIDRKNKWTNEPSQNSKDLYIESIREGEVAGIHSIKYSSEADDITITHSAKNRSGFALGAVIAAEFTAKNNGFLQMSDLFQFLK
- a CDS encoding signal peptidase I (InterPro IPR019759:IPR000223~KEGG: bfs:BF0146 signal peptidase~PFAM: Peptidase S24/S26A/S26B, conserved region~SPTR: Signal peptidase I;~TIGRFAM: Peptidase S26A, signal peptidase I~IMG reference gene:2504105995~PFAM: Peptidase S26~TIGRFAM: signal peptidase I, bacterial type); its protein translation is MRKNTPKQNIKGAIIIILYLLFLVWVKSWLGLILLPFIVDIYFTRFIPWGFWKKLTNPVTKTIFSWLDAIIFALVAVYFVNIFIFQNYQIPTSSLEKSLLVGDHLFVSKLSYGPRIPNTPIALPIAHNTMPGGQGKSYLETPYWEYKRVKGLGRIQRNDIVVFNYPTGDTVMSNPNIQGMDFYKLAYEIGYNVIKRIPELDSLNTLQQRTYFSTVYNEGKKNLESSPEYYGNRISRPVDRRDNYVKRCVGIPGDTLQIIDSQIYIDGVLNKNAPDVQYNYYVQTTGPRIPEKVFKELGINNDDHHALFRRDVRVEDRNRGNQVVFHQEGVNNNDLEEIKTKYAIGNNYRIFVTNSREADFLNSQGFNSEGFKGDAKFIYNLPLTQEMYETLKANKALISNIVQEPATSQISDADYQRLLIYPLNGYTKWDKNNYGPIWIPQKGKTIELTLNNLPIYERCISTYEKNLLEVNNGRIYINGEEAKTYTFQMDYYWMMGDNRDNSLDSRYWGFVPEDHIVGKPLFIWLSLEKDNDWFDGHIRWNRFFKWVK
- a CDS encoding WbqC-like family protein (InterPro IPR014985~KEGG: bfr:BF0179 hypothetical protein~PFAM: WbqC-like protein family~SPTR: Putative uncharacterized protein;~IMG reference gene:2504105997~PFAM: WbqC-like protein family), with amino-acid sequence MSKTAYLSSAYLAPIQYYQKLASYPQCVIEKYDHYIKQTYRNRCYIAGAEGIHNLTIPITKPSTEKCYMRDIQISEHGNWQHMHWNAIISAYNNTPYFEFYESDFAPFYHNNKYQYLCDFNEALQELICKLIDLDINYTYTKEYKEAFSEAEIDFREIIHPKKDFSIADKEFDVVPYYQIFQEKHGFIPNLSIIDLLFNKGPESIFYLDKSLINQIK